A window of the Thalassophryne amazonica chromosome 11, fThaAma1.1, whole genome shotgun sequence genome harbors these coding sequences:
- the zgc:174917 gene encoding probable alpha-ketoglutarate-dependent hypophosphite dioxygenase, producing MSLCPSTGEAYTQYSLHNVHLQYPWVSVLTKHPRILQVIKAILGPDIILLDSRFICKYPTHKSETKTLTVASEGEETKSNGAADGNGLPYVAWHQDMRYWGVSGGPVLSVWLALDDSLEENGALQVIPGSHHSGMLPHRQATRPGNLLSVNQEIPEDLVNTEKTVLCPLLAEQMSIHDGLLVHASDANTSQRRRCGFVIRYVPTSAYPIQDPDHPRKFHATMLVCGTDQFNNFSSKSP from the exons ATGTCTTTATGTCCATCTACAGGTGAAGCTTACACCCAATACAGCCTCCACAATGTTCACCTTCAGTACCCATGGGTATCAGTCCTCACCAAACACCCTCGTATCCTACAAGTGATCAAAGCAATCCTTGGTCCAGACATCATCCTACTGGATTCCCGTTTCATCTGTAAATACCCAACACATAAATCTGAGACTAAAACGCTAACTGTGGCCAGTGAAGGGGAAGAAACAAAATCTAACGGGGCAGCTGACGGGAATGGACTGCCATATGTGGCCTGGCATCAAGACATGAG GTATTGGGGTGTTTCTGGTGGACCTGTTCTTTCTGTGTGGCTTGCTTTAGATGACTCTCTGGAAGAGAATGGTGCTCTACAAGTCATCCCAG GTAGCCACCACTCAGGCATGCTGCCCCATCGCCAAGCCACCCGCCCCGGTAACCTGCTCTCAGTCAACCAGGAGATCCCTGAAGACCTGGTGAACACGGAAAAGACTGTGCTCTGTCCCCTTTTAGCTGAACAGATGTCT ATTCACGATGGGCTCCTTGTTCATGCCAGTGATGCCAACACCTCCCAGAGAAGGCGCTGTGGGTTTGTGATTCGTTACGTTCCTACCAGTGCATACCCCATACAG GATCCTGACCATCCCAGGAAATTCCATGCAACAATGTTGGTGTGTGGGACAGACCAGTTTAACAATTTCTCCAGCAAAAGTCCATGA